The Sinorhizobium fredii USDA 257 region GTCTGGGCGGTGGGCACGGGGGTTCGATGACCTGATCGAGCAGCGCCGCATGATGCTGCGGCGAAAGCCGCGTCGAGCGCCCCGCGGATCGCGTGAGCCCAATGGGCGCTGCATGGATCGCGACGCAGGCCGAGCAGAGCAACGGGTGGTCCGATTTTGCCGGGCCCGGACAATGGGCCCGCTGCGCACAATGGCTGTCACGGCCCGAGGACGCGTGCTGCATGGTATCGGAGATCACCATGTCGTGCTGGTGTGTGCTCACTGTCTTCGCCGCGAGATCGCGCGCCTGCGCAATCGCGGGAAGGGCTCCGCCGAGCGGAGCCGACAGAAGCAGAAGGATGATGGCGAGCCAACGCAGCATGCGGGCAAGATAGGCTACTCGATCTCGAAGAAGAAGGGGCGATACGAAAACACCGCCGAGTCGTGATCACCTTGCATCAGCCCGGCAATGCCGCTCCGCTTCCGGGAACGGCGAACACGCCCTGCAGGGAACCTCCCGCACCCTCGTCGATCGTCGAATTTCCGATGCAGCAAAGCTGGTGTGAGCTTCCGCCTGGCCGGCGGACCATCGCAGAAAAACAGAAGGACGAGGACGCCGCCGTCGCCTGTTCCAGGATACTCAGGATTGTCGCCCGGTCTTCTTCATCATAGGCCCGCACGAGGTCTATGACGCCGCAGGGATTGTGCCTCAGGCCCAGAAGCGACAGGGTCCGGTGGCCGACCACAAAGGCGCCACTGTCGACGTCACAACGCCACGGGTCGATCACATAGCCTGCCTTCGCGAGCACGCGCGTCCAGGCCCCGTGGGCTTCCGGATTGAGCGGCCTTATCGCTGCCGCCCCGGGCGTCATGACAGTCAGCATTTTGCGAAAGTCTCCGTTGAAGCCCTTGTCTCGATCGCCCTAACTTATAAGGGTAACAAGAGCAATTTACAATCACGGCGTTGTGATCGTAACTGAAAGCGGAACGCTTTTGCGCGCGGCCTGGTTCCGCGACCTTTCCGGATGCGGGCTGTCGGCCCTTTGTCGGCCGCTGCCCTTGCCGCCCTTGGCCTGATCCGGTAGGGAAGGCACCGACCAAGCTTCACAGCCCGGAATGCCTTCCATGAACGACAAACCGAAGAAACAGCAGAAGCTCAAGGCGCGCCTGCCGCGCGGCTTCGTCGATCGTTCGGCCGCGGATATCCGTGCCGTCGACGAGATGATCGCGAAGATCCGCGAGGTCTATGAGCGCTACGGTTTCGATCCCGTCGAAACGCCGCTGTTCGAATATACCGATGCGCTTGGCAAGTTCCTCCCCGACAGCGACCGCCCCAATGAAGGCGTGTTCTCGCTGACGGACGACGACGAGCAATGGATGAGCCTGCGCTACGATTTGACGGCGCCGCTTGCTCGCCATGTGGCGGAGAACTTCAACGAGATCCAGCTTCCCTACCGCACCTATCGCGCCGGTTATGTTTTCCGCAACGAAAAACCGGGACCGGGGCGCTTCAGGCAGTTCATGCAGTTCGATGCCGACACCGTCGGCGCCGCCGGCGTCCAGGCCGATGCCGAGATGTGCATGATGATGGCCGACACGATGCAGGCGCTCGGGATTGCACGCGGCGACTATGTGATCCGGGTCAACAACCGCAAGGTCCTGGACGGCGTGCTTGAGGCGATCGGTCTCGGGGGCGACGGCCAGGCGAACGCGCGGCTGACGGTCCTGCGCGCCATTGACAAGCTTGACAAGTTCGGGCCGGAGGGCGTGCGCCTGCTGCTTGGCGAGGGGCGCAAGGATGAGAGCGGCGACTTCACCAAAGGCGCCGGGCTCGATGAGGAGCAGATCCGCAGGATCCTCTTCTTCGTCGGCATCACCGACTACGCGAAGAGCGCCGATGAGCTCGCCGAACTCGTCGCCGGCACCAGCAGGGGTGCGGAAGGCGTCCAGGAACTCAACACGATCCGGAGCCTCGTGCTCAGCGCCGGCTATGAAACGGATCGCATCAAGATCGACCCGTCGGTCGTGCGCGGTCTCGAATATTACACCGGCCCGGTTTTCGAGGCCGAACTGCAATTTTCCGTCACCAACGAGAAGGGCGAGAAGGTCGTCTTCGGATCGGTGGGGGGAGGCGGCCGCTATGACGGCCTCGTCTCGCGCTTCATGGGCCAGCCGGTGCCGGCAACGGGCTTCTCGATCGGCGTGTCGCGGCTGATGACGGCGCTGAAGAACCTCGGCAAGCTCGGTGTCGAAGAGGTGGTGGCACCGGTCGTCATCTGCGTCATGGACCGCGACATCGACAGCATGGGCCGCTACCAGCGCTTCGTCCAGCAACTGCGCCATGCCGGCATCCGTGCCGAAATGTATCAGGGCAACAAGAAGAATTTCGGCGACCAGCTCAAATATGCCGACCGGCGCGGCTCGCCGATTGCCATCATTCAGGGCGGCGACGAGCGCGCATCCGGTACCCTCCAGATCAAGGACCTGATCGAGGGCAAGCGGCTCTCCGGCGAGATCGAGGACAACGTCGCCTGGCGCGAGGCACGCGTCGCCCAGGTTTCCGTTCCGGAAGGTGAACTCGTCGCAAAAGTCCGTGAGATTCTGGCAGAGCAGACCGAGGACCGGAAAAGGGCAGGCTGATGCCTCTGATCAACCTTCCCGCCTTTGCCGGTGATCTGCTTGCCGATTTCGAGCGGCTGAAGACGCTGCGCGTCGACACGCCGGTCATCCAGCCGGCCGAGCCTTTCCTCGACATGGCTGGGGAAGACCTGCGCCGGCGAATCTTTATGACGGAAAGCGAGACCGGCCAGAGCCTCTGCCTGCGTCCGGAATTCACCATTCCGGTCTGTCTCCGCCACATCGAGACCGCCACAGGGACGCCGCAACGCTACGCCTATCTCGGCGAGGTGTTCCGGCAGCGCCGTGAGGGCGCGAGCGAATTCTACCAGGCGGGTATCGAGGATCTCGGCGACGTCGACACGGCCGGCGCCGACGCGCGGGCGATCGGCGACGCGATGCTTGTGCTTGCCAACCGATTGCCGGGCCAGCGGCTAAAGGTAACGCTCGGCGACCAGTCCGTCTTCGAGGCAGTCATTGCCGTCTGCGGATTGCCGGCCGGCTGGCAGAAGCGACTGATCCACGCCTTCGGAGACCAGAAGCAGTTGCAGAAGCTCCTCGGTGAGTTGGCCGACCCCAAGTCCCCTGGCGTCTTCGGTCACGAAGTCGAGCGGCTCGCCATCATGGGCATACTCGACGACGAGGAGCGGCTCGTCGCCCGAATTGGCGAGACGATGGAGGCGACCGGCTATTCCACCAATGCCAGCCGTTCGCCCCGCGACATCGCCCGCCGGCTCAAGGAAAAGATGGAGCTTGCGACAACGCGGCTCGACAAGGCGGCGCTCACCGTCATGCGTGAATTCCTCGCGTTCGACCTGCCGCTTTCCGAAGCTCCAGCGGCACTGCACGCTTTCGCCAAGAAGTCGAAGCTGAAGATTGACGATGCTTTCGCGCTCTTCGATGCGCGCGTCGCGGCGCTCGCGAAAGCGGGCGCCGATCCCGACCTCATACGCTATCGGGCCGCTTTCGGCCGTCCGCTCGATTACTATACGGGCCTCGTCTTTGAGATCGAGGTTGAGGGAGAGCCGGCGGTCCTGGCCGGCGGCGGCCGCTTCGATCGCCTGCTGACGCTGCTCGGCGCTCGCGAGCACATTCCGGCGGTCGGTTTCTCTCTCTGGCTCGACCGGATCGAACGGGCCGTCGCTACCGGAGGGGGCGCTTAAATGACGATTACCATTGCGCTTCCCTCCAAGGGTCGGATGAAGGACGATGCCTCGGCAATCTTCGAGCGCGCCGGGATGAAGATCGTCGCCGTCGGCAACGACCGCTCCTATCGCGGCCGCGTCGAAGGTTGGGACGACGTCGAGGTCGCCTTTCTGTCGGCCTCTGAAATCTCCCGCGAGGTCGGCAGCGCCGCCGTCGATTTCGGCGTGACCGGCGAAGACCTGGTGCGCGAAGGCATCGCCGACGCTGACGCGCGTGTCGAGTTCGCGGCCCGTCTCGGCTTCGGCCATGCCGAAGTCGTCGTAGCGGTGCCGGAGGTCTGGTACGACGTCGATACCATGGCGGACCTCGGCGATGTGGCCGCCGACTTCCGCGCCCGCCATGGCCGCCGGCTCGCCATCGCCACCAAATACTGGCGGCTCACCCAGCAGTTCTTCTCGGGCAGCCACGGCATCCAGCTCTATCGCATCGTCGAGAGCCTGGGCGCAACCGAGGGGCGCCCGCCTCCGGCTCGGCCGATATCGTCGTCGACATCACTTCGACCGGCTCGACCTTGAAGGCAAACCATCTGAAGATCCTGTCGGATGGTGTGATCCTGAGATCCGAGGCCTGCCTCGTCCGTGCCCGCAACGCGGCGCACGAGGGTAACCCCACCATCGATCGGATCATGTCTTCCGTGCGCTCGGTTCTCTGAAGCCGGCGGATCGGAAATTTCGTCCCGGGTCTGACAAATGCAACCGGAGCCACCTATCTAGGGACGGCAGACAACTCATCTTCCCATTATCCCACCTCGAGGCATCCTTATGGCTGATCTTTCCTCCTTCCCGATCACGAGCCGCTGGCCGGCGAAGAATCCCGACATCATCCAGCTCTACTCGCTGCCGACGCCGAACGGCGTGAAGATCTCGATTGCTCTGGAAGAACTTGGGCTGCCCTATGAGGCGCACCGCATTGCCTTCGATACGAACGAGCAGAAGTCGCCCGAATTCGTGTCGCTCAACCCGAACGGCCGTATCCCGGCCATCATCGATCCGAACGGACCGGACGGCAAACCGATCGGCCTGTTCGAATCCGGTGCGATCCTCGTCTACCTCGCGGAAAAGACCGGCAAGCTCATTCCGGCCGATGCGGCCGGCCGCTACGAGACGCTGTGCTGGGTGATGTTCCAGATGGGCGGCGTCGGGCCGATGTTCGGCCAGTTCGGCCATTTCTTCAAATTCGCGGCCGACAAGGTCGCCAACAATCCCTATCCGGTTGAGCGCTATCGCGACGAAGCGAAACGCCTGCTCGGCGTTCTCGAAGCGCGCCTCGAAGGCCGTGAGTGGCTGATGGGCGACGAATACACCATCGCGGATATCGCCACCTATCCGTGGGTCGAAGGCGCCCGCAAGTTTTATGGCGGCGCCGAGGTGCTCGAGTACAACAACTTCCCGAACGTCATGACTTGGGTGGAGCGCGGCTTGGCGCGCCCGGCCGCGCAGAAGGGCATCGAGATTCCGCGCAAGGAATGATCCGGGCGATGCGCCGGCCCGAGTTGACGAGACTCGGGCCGGGAGGCTACGGGTAGCAGAGCCAGATGAGGAAAGGTGTGGTGCGACTTTCCGCCCGCACCCGCTCCTGGCTTATGGAATAGACGGTCCAAACGGGTGGAAAAGGTGTCGGGAAGACTTGTTGTTGTCGGTGGCGGTCAGGCCGCCTTCGCTTTGATCGCCAAGCTTCGCGCGCTCCAGGACGAGCGTCCGATCACCGTCATCGCCGCGGAAGCGAGCCTGCCCTACCAGCGGCCGCCGCTTTCCAAGAAATACCTGCTGCGCGAACTCACTCTCGATCGGCTGCTCTATCGGCCCGAGGCCTGGTACGCGGAACACGGGATCGACATTCGCCTGTCGACCAAGGTCACCCGGGTGGAACGCCGCGCAAGAGAGGTCATGCTCAGCGACGGCTCGAGGCTGGATTATGAAACGCTGGCCTTCGCAACCGGTGCCACGCCGCGCCGCCTGCCGGCTGCGATCGGCGGCGATCTCGCAGGCGTCTATGTGGTGCGCGACTTCAGGGATGCCGACCGGCTTGCCGAGGAGATGAAGCCGGGGCGCCGGGTATTGGTGATCGGCGGCGGCTATATCGGCCTGGAGGCGGCGGCGGTCGCACGCACTTGCGGGCTCGAGGTCACTGTGATCGAGATGGCGGACCGCATCCTGCAGCGTGTGGCTTCCGCCGCGACCTCTGCGATCGTCCGTGAGATACACCGCTCGCATGGGGTCGATATCCGCGAACGCATGGGCATTCATCGGCTGATCGGGGAGGACGGGCGGGTGACGGCCGCGGAGCTCGCCGACGGCTCGATCATTCCGGTCGACGTCGTGATCGTCGGCATCGGCGTAGCGGCGAATGATGCCCTGGCGCATGATGCGGGCATCGAAACCTCCAACGGCATCCTCGTCGACAGCTACGGCAGGACTTCCGATCCGGCGATGTTTGCGATCGGCGACTGCGCGGTCCTGCCCTGGCAGGGAATGCGTATCCGCCTTGAATCAGTCCAGAACGCCGTGGACCAGGCAGAAGCGGTCGCTGCCATTCTTGCCGGCGGTTCCGCTCCCTATGATCCCAAACCTTGGTTCTGGTCGGACCAGTATGACGTCAAGCTGCAGATCGCCGGCTTCGGGCTTGGCCACGACGAAACCCTGGTCCGCCCGGGCCAGCGCGAAGGCAGCGTTTCGGTCTGGTATTTCCGCCAGGGCAAGTTGATCGCCGTCGATGCCGTCAATGACGCCAAGGCTTACGTGACGGGCAAGAAACTGCTCGAAGCGGGCGTGACGCCCGAGCCAGCGCTCCTGGCCGATCCCCAGGTCGATCTCAAATCCTTGCTGGCATAGCGGCTGCACCGCATCGGCGAGGACGAGAGCGGAACCGGTCGAGGGCGGCGGCGTCCCTCGCAATTTTAGCTCGCGTGACTCGGCAATTCATTAACACTGTCCGCTTGGAAACAGCGGTCGATGGCTGATTTTTCATCCTTCCTTAAAGGGCGCAAAGCGAACTGCTAGCGACCCGGCATGCGGACAAGCGCGTGCGGGGCTGTGCGTTTATTTGGGCGACCTCCGATGTTCAAGATACTCTCGTGCCTCGTCGTGGAACATGATCTGCGGTTGGTTGCGCTGGCAGCGGTGATTTGCGCCCTGTCCAGCTATGGCGCAGTGACACTGCTTCAGCGCGCACGGCTTTCCCGCGGCAGGCCCCGGGCGATCTGGCTGGCGGCGGCAGGCATCGCCAGCGGCTTCGGCATCTGGGCGACCCATTTCATTGCCATGCTCGCCTATGACCCCGGTGTCGTGCTCGGTTATCAGGCAGGCTTCACGACATTATCCCTGGTTGTCTCGATCCTGCTGACGACGTCGGCCCTGGCGATCGCCACCTATGCGACAGGCCGCCCCGCATGGGTGCTGGGCGGCCTGGTGCTGGGCGCCGGGGTGGGCTGCATGCATTTCCTCGGGATGGCCGCGCTCGAGGTGCCCGGCTCCATTCGCTGGGATTCGACGCTCGTCGTCGCTTCGATCTTGGCCGGGGTGCTCTTCGACATGGTTGCGATCTTTACGATCAATCGGAGCGGCCACACGCCGAAGGCTCATTTGGTCGCGACAGTGGCGATGACGCTCGGCATCGTCGTGCTGCACTTCACCGCGATGGGCGCAGTTGCGGTCGAAGTCGAGTTCGCGACCGGGATCCAGGAAGGCATGATCCAGCCGAATTTTCTGGCCTTCGTCCTTGCCGGCACTGCCTTCTTTCTTCTGTCCGCCGTGCTGATTGCCGCCGGCTTTGCGCGCCAGGGCGAAATCCTCGCCGTCGCTTCGGAAAAGGAGTTTTCGCGTTTCGTCCGCAGCGTCAAGGACTACGCCATCTGCATGCTCGATGTCGACGGCCGCGTGGCGAGTTGGAACGCGGGGGCAGAAGCCAACAAGGGTTATGTGGCCGAGGAGATCGTCGGCGAGAACTTCGCCTGCTTCTATTCGCCGGAGGAGCAGGCAGCCGGCCTGCCGCAGCAGGCGCTCAACACGGCGCTTGCCGAGGGAAGATACGAAACCGAAGGCTGGCGTTACCGCAAGGACGGCACCCGGCTGTGGGCGAATGTCGTCATCGATCCGCTTATCGATGATGTGGGGCGCCATGCGGGCTTCATCACGATCGTCAAGGACATCACCAAGCGAAAAGAGGATGCCGATTGCATCGCCGAAGTCAGCAAGAATCTCGACATTGCGCTTGAGAACATGACGCAGGGCATATGCCTGTTCGACCACGCCGATCGCTTGCTGATTTCAAACCGCCGCTGCCTCGAGATCTTCGAACTTCCTGACTCGCTTGCCGGCATGGGACTGACCTTTCGCGAAGTTCTCGATCGCATGTTTGCCCGCACCTACTCGGATCCGGCGATCGCGGAAGCGAAGGCGGAAGAGGCCTACCGCAAACACAGGCTTGATATCGCCGCCAAGGGCGGCGGCGACTTTGTCGAGAAATTGTCGAATGGCCGCTCGATCCTGGTCAAGCATCGCACACTTCCCGATGGCGGCTGGGTCTCCACCTACGAGGATATCACCGAGCGGCTCGACTCCGAGGAGCAG contains the following coding sequences:
- the hisS gene encoding histidine--tRNA ligase, encoding MNDKPKKQQKLKARLPRGFVDRSAADIRAVDEMIAKIREVYERYGFDPVETPLFEYTDALGKFLPDSDRPNEGVFSLTDDDEQWMSLRYDLTAPLARHVAENFNEIQLPYRTYRAGYVFRNEKPGPGRFRQFMQFDADTVGAAGVQADAEMCMMMADTMQALGIARGDYVIRVNNRKVLDGVLEAIGLGGDGQANARLTVLRAIDKLDKFGPEGVRLLLGEGRKDESGDFTKGAGLDEEQIRRILFFVGITDYAKSADELAELVAGTSRGAEGVQELNTIRSLVLSAGYETDRIKIDPSVVRGLEYYTGPVFEAELQFSVTNEKGEKVVFGSVGGGGRYDGLVSRFMGQPVPATGFSIGVSRLMTALKNLGKLGVEEVVAPVVICVMDRDIDSMGRYQRFVQQLRHAGIRAEMYQGNKKNFGDQLKYADRRGSPIAIIQGGDERASGTLQIKDLIEGKRLSGEIEDNVAWREARVAQVSVPEGELVAKVREILAEQTEDRKRAG
- a CDS encoding ATP phosphoribosyltransferase regulatory subunit, whose translation is MPLINLPAFAGDLLADFERLKTLRVDTPVIQPAEPFLDMAGEDLRRRIFMTESETGQSLCLRPEFTIPVCLRHIETATGTPQRYAYLGEVFRQRREGASEFYQAGIEDLGDVDTAGADARAIGDAMLVLANRLPGQRLKVTLGDQSVFEAVIAVCGLPAGWQKRLIHAFGDQKQLQKLLGELADPKSPGVFGHEVERLAIMGILDDEERLVARIGETMEATGYSTNASRSPRDIARRLKEKMELATTRLDKAALTVMREFLAFDLPLSEAPAALHAFAKKSKLKIDDAFALFDARVAALAKAGADPDLIRYRAAFGRPLDYYTGLVFEIEVEGEPAVLAGGGRFDRLLTLLGAREHIPAVGFSLWLDRIERAVATGGGA
- a CDS encoding glutathione binding-like protein → MADLSSFPITSRWPAKNPDIIQLYSLPTPNGVKISIALEELGLPYEAHRIAFDTNEQKSPEFVSLNPNGRIPAIIDPNGPDGKPIGLFESGAILVYLAEKTGKLIPADAAGRYETLCWVMFQMGGVGPMFGQFGHFFKFAADKVANNPYPVERYRDEAKRLLGVLEARLEGREWLMGDEYTIADIATYPWVEGARKFYGGAEVLEYNNFPNVMTWVERGLARPAAQKGIEIPRKE
- a CDS encoding NAD(P)/FAD-dependent oxidoreductase; translation: MSGRLVVVGGGQAAFALIAKLRALQDERPITVIAAEASLPYQRPPLSKKYLLRELTLDRLLYRPEAWYAEHGIDIRLSTKVTRVERRAREVMLSDGSRLDYETLAFATGATPRRLPAAIGGDLAGVYVVRDFRDADRLAEEMKPGRRVLVIGGGYIGLEAAAVARTCGLEVTVIEMADRILQRVASAATSAIVREIHRSHGVDIRERMGIHRLIGEDGRVTAAELADGSIIPVDVVIVGIGVAANDALAHDAGIETSNGILVDSYGRTSDPAMFAIGDCAVLPWQGMRIRLESVQNAVDQAEAVAAILAGGSAPYDPKPWFWSDQYDVKLQIAGFGLGHDETLVRPGQREGSVSVWYFRQGKLIAVDAVNDAKAYVTGKKLLEAGVTPEPALLADPQVDLKSLLA
- a CDS encoding bifunctional diguanylate cyclase/phosphodiesterase, with the protein product MFKILSCLVVEHDLRLVALAAVICALSSYGAVTLLQRARLSRGRPRAIWLAAAGIASGFGIWATHFIAMLAYDPGVVLGYQAGFTTLSLVVSILLTTSALAIATYATGRPAWVLGGLVLGAGVGCMHFLGMAALEVPGSIRWDSTLVVASILAGVLFDMVAIFTINRSGHTPKAHLVATVAMTLGIVVLHFTAMGAVAVEVEFATGIQEGMIQPNFLAFVLAGTAFFLLSAVLIAAGFARQGEILAVASEKEFSRFVRSVKDYAICMLDVDGRVASWNAGAEANKGYVAEEIVGENFACFYSPEEQAAGLPQQALNTALAEGRYETEGWRYRKDGTRLWANVVIDPLIDDVGRHAGFITIVKDITKRKEDADCIAEVSKNLDIALENMTQGICLFDHADRLLISNRRCLEIFELPDSLAGMGLTFREVLDRMFARTYSDPAIAEAKAEEAYRKHRLDIAAKGGGDFVEKLSNGRSILVKHRTLPDGGWVSTYEDITERLDSEEQISFLARHDSLTGLPNRLQFNSYLDDELDAAAWFSRKVAVVGIDLDRFKEVNDLHGHAAGDFVLVTIAQRMKEHLQEGEFIARFGGDEFAAVKRFEELAEVHDFLRRIESCLQEEMRFGDFELKSGGSMGVAIYPQDAETADALINNADLAMYRAKAALNQTICFYEVSMDEAARGRRALANDLWEAVEKNQLALHYQVQKSVATGDVIGYEVLLRWNHPERGMVPPNEFVPLAEECGAILPIGEWVLREACREAAAWDRQYKIAVNLSPVQLANGDLVSLVNAILVETGLDPKRLELEITESTIIDDKERALLTLREIKALGVTIAIDDFGTGYSSLETLRSFPFDKIKLDKSFMSEVEGSPQAKAIIRAILALGQSLHVPVLAEGVETQTQLDILQAEGCDEAQGYLLGRPAPMGSVIGIRTQAA